Sequence from the Aromatoleum petrolei genome:
ATGGCCCCAGTCGGTGTCGCGGTCGAAGCGTGCGACGAGGTCGTAGGAGGTGTCGAAGTCCGCATTCGGCGTGCGCGCCCAGCTGTTGCCGATCGAATTCTCGACCGCGAGTTCGACGCGCGAGCGCTCGTCCAGCGGCTTCGTGTAGCGCAGCATCGCCTGGCGGATCGTCGGCACGATGCCAGTGCTGTTCCACTCGACGAGTTCGGGAACCGCGCGCAGGTCCACGAAAGTGCTCCAGCTCTGGCCGACCAGGAGCCCGCCGACCTTCATGTACGCCTCGCGCAGGCGCACCGCCGTCTGCGTTTCGCCGCCGAGGTCGTTGCGGCCGTCGAAATCGGCCTCGAGCTTCGCGAGCAACGGTCCCGCCTCGGTGCCCGTGGGCGTCGAGGCCAACAGGCCGAAGCGCGAGCCGCGCGCGGTCACGTAGGTCTGGCCGGGGCGCCCGCCGGCGGCCGTGTGGTCCAGCGGCTGCACGAAGAGGCTGTTCGCCCAGCCGACGGTATTGATGTTGGACAGCCGGCCCTTGAAGTCGTAGGTGGCATCGAAGCGGGCGTGCCCGTACACCTTGATCGAGGTGTCGGTGCCGGGCATCTTGAACGATCCGGGCAGGTCGCCGACCTCCACGTATTTCTTGTCGGGCACCGCCGCGGGTGCCGCAGCCGGGGCCGCGGCCCTGCCCTGCCTGAGTTCGTCGATCTGGGCCTGCAGGCCGCGGATCAGGGCCTTCAGTTCGGCCACCTCCTCACCCGCCTCGCTCGCCTGGGCCGCCGAGGTCGCGGCGCCCAGCAGCAGGCCGATTGCGGCGCGTGTCGCGCCCTG
This genomic interval carries:
- a CDS encoding DcaP family trimeric outer membrane transporter, translated to MRHGLAQGATRAAIGLLLGAATSAAQASEAGEEVAELKALIRGLQAQIDELRQGRAAAPAAAPAAVPDKKYVEVGDLPGSFKMPGTDTSIKVYGHARFDATYDFKGRLSNINTVGWANSLFVQPLDHTAAGGRPGQTYVTARGSRFGLLASTPTGTEAGPLLAKLEADFDGRNDLGGETQTAVRLREAYMKVGGLLVGQSWSTFVDLRAVPELVEWNSTGIVPTIRQAMLRYTKPLDERSRVELAVENSIGNSWARTPNADFDTSYDLVARFDRDTDWGHFSLRGVTMEYENDRHSKRGYGLAASARVNLGARDSIVMLAAGGDGIGRYMYNGLVQQAAETPDGLRLWKAWGAHLGYTHKWTDTLRSTAAVAYTRFQRDDAANAAQLAAVGGANSDFAPNRALRQLFLNTLWNPYRNVDVGLDYTVGQRETFQDDEGTISRLSAMVRYRFE